The DNA region AACGGCATATTATCATTAATCAGTTCACGGAAAGAAGCCAACTCTTCCTTATCAGGCAAATTACCGGACAGTAACAGATAAGCCACTTCCTCGAATCCAAAACGTTTCTCTTTCACAAAAGCGTGGACAATATCTTCCACATCATATCCCCGGTAGAACAGCTTACCCGGGATAGGTTTCAAGCCGCCGCCCGGAACACGTTCATAACCCACCACATTACCAATTCTGGTGAGTCCAACCAAAACACCCGTGCCGTCTTCATTGCGCAAACCGCGCTTCACATCAAATTTGGAGAATAATTCGGTATCAATCCGAACCGCTTCCTTCATATCCTCGGAAAGCTTATAAACTAAATATTCCTTCTTCATTTTCGTATCGTTTTAATCGTTAGTATTATTTTTCAATTCTTTCCACTATCTCCCGGGTAAAGGCAGAAGTGGACAAAGAGACGCCGCCGGGCATGAAGCGCGCCAGGTCGGCGGTAGCACGGGCATCAAGGAAACTTCGTTCCAGCGCATGTTCTATCAGGGAAGCAGATTCTTTCCAACCAAAGTATTCGAGCATCATTACAGCAGACAGAATGATGGAACAGGGGTTCACAATATTTTTACCTGCAATATTCGGTGCCGTGCCATGAGTGGCTTCAAAGATGGCATGTCCGGTCTGGTAGTTGATATTTGCTCCGGGAGCAATACCGATACCGCCCACCATGGCAGCCAACTGATCGGAAACATAATCTCCATTCAGGTTAAGGGTAGCAATCACAGAGTATTCTTCAGGAACCAACAAGGTATTTTGCAGGAAAGCATCCGCAATGCAATCTTTTATCACCAGCTTTCCGTCAGCCAATGCTTCTCCAAATTCACGTTCAGCTAGTTCGTAACCCCACTTTTTGAAACCGCCTTCGGTAAACTTCATTATATTTCCCTTGTGTACCAATGTCACGGAAGGCAGATTATTCTCAAGTGCATACCGGCAGGCAGCGCGCACCAACCGTTCCGTTCCTTCTTTTGAAACAGGTTTTACACCGAAAGAAGATGTCTTGGGGAACCGTACTTTCTTCACCCCCATTTCATCATGCAGAAACTTATAGAACTTCTCAGCCTCCGGTGTACCGGCTTCCCACTCAATACCCGCATAAATATCTTCCGTATTTTCACGGAATACACACATGTTCACCTTCTCCGGATGACGAACCGGAGAGTGAATGCCCTGATACCAACGAACCGGCCGCAGGCATACATACAAATCCAATGTCTGGCGCAATGCCACGTTCAGTGAACGGATACCACCACCGACAGGGGTCGTCAGCGGACCTTTGATACCCACCTTGTAATCACGAAAAGCTTCCATTGTTTCATCAGGTAACCACAGGCCACATTTTTCAAAAGCCCGTTCGCCTGCCCACACTTCCATCCATTCAATTTGCCGTTGTCCACTATATGCTTTCTGCACGGCAGCATTCAC from Bacteroides sp. MSB163 includes:
- the icd gene encoding NADP-dependent isocitrate dehydrogenase codes for the protein MDKITVPFITGDGVGVEITPSMQAIVNAAVQKAYSGQRQIEWMEVWAGERAFEKCGLWLPDETMEAFRDYKVGIKGPLTTPVGGGIRSLNVALRQTLDLYVCLRPVRWYQGIHSPVRHPEKVNMCVFRENTEDIYAGIEWEAGTPEAEKFYKFLHDEMGVKKVRFPKTSSFGVKPVSKEGTERLVRAACRYALENNLPSVTLVHKGNIMKFTEGGFKKWGYELAEREFGEALADGKLVIKDCIADAFLQNTLLVPEEYSVIATLNLNGDYVSDQLAAMVGGIGIAPGANINYQTGHAIFEATHGTAPNIAGKNIVNPCSIILSAVMMLEYFGWKESASLIEHALERSFLDARATADLARFMPGGVSLSTSAFTREIVERIEK